A stretch of DNA from Rattus rattus isolate New Zealand chromosome 1, Rrattus_CSIRO_v1, whole genome shotgun sequence:
CCTATTCTGGGCTGAAGTCACACATTTAAACTAATTTAATCTAAGTGTTCACTTAGCTGTAAGAACTGGAAAAGTCTACACCTGCTGGGTCACTGAGAAACACAGTGAGCAGGAAGGGCAGACTAGGCTCTGCCCCGAAGCCTATTTGAACCAGGACTCTCCCAGTTTATTGTGTATAACTGCAAAAGGTAACCTTTGAAATCTTGGGTTTAGGACACGAGGCCTTTAAAACACAGTGTCTAAATAAACCAAGTGTGGTGTGAAAGGTTCCAGGTCTATTTGCCCCTTCTAAGAATTTACTGGGAGCAAAGTCTGTAGGAAAGACTTAGGAGTCCTAGCTTCCCCAAGATCTTAAGAGAGCAACTCATTTCCTACATTTTCTCTAAtcaagaaaactaatttttcatttttctgattcATGAGATCTTAAACTACAGAGAAAACCAGCAAGACCTGTGAACTGTGAACTGTAAAGTAACAGCACGCCCACACAGTGGGAGGACAGCCCCCGCTTGCTGTCATTTGAAAGCCACTTTCGAAGCCTGTGGTGACCACTCCTCAGCATGAGCAGCactgcctcttcctccacagGGCCTGGCTCCAGTTTCCAGCACcccatggctgctcacaactcagtgtctgcaactccagctctagggagtcTACCTTCCTCTTCTGCCCTTGAGCGTCCGTCAGACACTCACCACTGTACAGCCACACGTGCAGGCCAAACACCCGTAAGCAAAACATCTGACAACGGTTTTAGAGAAATGACAACGCCCTCCATGTTCATCTGAGCCAGAGatcagaaatggctcagtgggtaaaggctgtTAAGCctcctgatgaccagagtttgaactcttgaccccacaaggtggaaggataaaacacatagacagacaggcaggcaggcaggcacttgCACACTTGCGTGcatgacatacacacaaatacatgtgcatgcacgcatgtagCCTGGTGTCCTATGTGTCTTCTGTCCTTCCTGGGAGTCCTCGTGCAGTCTTTTCTCCACCCCCCAAGTTCTACTGTCCTAAGCTAAGGTGTACTTACATCAATGATGGCAGCTGCACTGCTGTCCAGATGTTTGTACAACTCATGCAACACTTCTCTTAGCTTCTTCACTGATTTCTTATTAGGTTGAAGGAGCATTGCTTGGAAGTTTACCGGCAAGCCATACcttaaaaagcaacagaaacagcGCAAGCACATAAAGCACTTAAAGACAATTTCTTTTTAGAGCAAAcagcctcctgcttctctcttcatGGACACAGCATGTTTCATGTTAAATACTCCCTTCTCAAGTCTGCCACCAGCCACAGAAGCTTACACTGGCATGTAAACATAGACCTCTGAGCCCATTAGTATCCTTTCAGTAAAAACGGAGCCACTTCATGGGCTGTAAGCTCAGGCCTATgaccccaacactggggaggctaaggcaaggGGTTATTGAAGtttaaggccaatctgggctatagAGGTAGAAAAACAGACAGGCCAATCACTAGGAATTAATTAATATTCAATTTCACAATAATCTACAAATATGCCCAGTGCATAAATACATGGTTAGAAGTTCTTCTGTCTGTAACTAAAAGCTAAGACTTTCCATCCTTCTATACGCATTTTAAGAAACTCAAGACTGAGAAGCATGGCTGTAGACAAGTGTCTAAATGGTGATAGCATGTGCAGAGGGCCATGAGCCAAATCTATACTGTACATCGCACTGCATGCAAAATATCTCAGCAATCTTCATTTTAAACAAACActggcattttcttttaaagacagggttcgctgactgtgtaaaccaggctggcctcgaacccagagattgcctgcctctactttctacctgctgggattaaaggtgtgcactgccatacCCAACATGGCTAATATCTTAAAATTCCTTTTGCATTAGCTACAAATCATGTGCCACATACTGATATCTTTACTGAAGCAAGAACCACAAAACGAATGGTGGTTCCATGAagccagagagatgtctcaggggttaagagctgaggctgctcttccagaggacctgggttcaatccccacacccacatggcagctcccaactatctgtaactccagttccagaggatctgacagctCTTCTGGACTTCACAGGCACTATGGTACACAGGCATCACATAGGCAAAATTCTCATACacaataataaatcattttaaaaagtggtgGTGCTCCCTATTATAATGGAGCTCAGAATTTCTTTGCCTCAAGCCCTTCATCACCGTGCAGTCGTGGGGCTTCTGGGAGAGCTGTAGTACACAAACCTGCACTTCCAGATGTCCCACATACTGGTCAGTATCAAAGGCCTTGTGGAGCACGTATGACGGACGGCACATATCTGCTGtgctggcactcaggaggctgaggcaggaagatcaaaggCTGAGCCAGCCTACCCTAAAACTGAGCTCCAGGTTAGCCTGGAGTGACTACGTCAAACAAAACAAGTGGCTATAGTGAGCAACTGAGACGCACACCAACTAGACAAAACTACGCAGTACATTCCATGGGTCCCACAATGAAATCACTCACTGCTCAGACTGACTCTCCTGAAATAGTACATGACTAAATATGAGACAGAGCAATGTGGGTCCCTTTTCCTGAACCTGGTGTTAAAGAACGAGATAAATATGCACATGACAATCTGTGTGACCCTGACAGTCACTCCCTCATAACTGCCTCATTGGCTGCTCCAAATCACCTTCCTAAGGCTGGATGATGTGAGGAAAAAGGCACACGGAACTCTGCAACTCCAACTTTCTCAATTAACTTCCTTACCTTAAAACAGACTCCACAAAAACCCGTAATGCTTTTATATGGATCCATGCAATAAACGCCTCACTGAAATTCACTTTAAGCCACCGCACAAGTGGtccctttaaaaagagaaacacaaaattacCACAAACTTGGTTTTCAAATGGCAATTAGACAagtcaaacatttttttaagtgattaGCTACATTATGAAAGTTTCAAATATTATACTGGATATATTTTACCACGCTGTTAAATGAAAGGGAAAGCCAGTACTTAAAGTAGCCTCAGAAGACTCTAGAATGAACTATGTTCATGAACAGCAAAAGGCACACCCATGACTTCTCAGGAGCACAGCCATTCCCATCTGGAGTCTGAATCCTGATCAcgatttatattttcctgattcTATGACAATGCAGTTCTTGCTGAACTTAAGCGTTTAGTACAATTTAAAGCCTCTTCACAGACGTCAAACAATGCCTCTTCCTGTCCACTAACACCTAACATGCCCAGCAACAATTTTTAGGCAAAGAGGATAATTAAGCTCTGATCAAATATTTGCTCTTTGAGCTGCTGTGGCCAACAGCATCTGACATTTGCCTGCTAgaaagcagaggtgggtggggtgatGCACGGCTGTGCACGGCTGTGCGGTATCCAAGGGAAGCCTGGTCTGGACATGGGTGAGCGCCCACAGACTCCTCCTTCACATAGCCCTGGGCTGCTGGGAATCCATACAGACAAGTTCTCCCGTGACCAGGATCACCTAGCACCTCCTGACCCTGATGCTCTTCCttcaatgctaggattacagggtcCACCACCACAACCAGTTTTTGTCAATGTGGCACTGTGACTTTGTGCCCGCTAGGTAAGCACATCTTCACCCCAACACTTACACTTTTCTAGCACCCAAATTATAAACTGCATTTTCATATTTCCCCTCCCTTCAGTATCCCCAGaatgtattttccattttcctaagactcaaaagcaaaataagctctaaaatattcaatgaaaagaCTACAAAAGGAGGCCCTGGCTCAGGAGTGGGGCTTGAGGTCAGATCCCTGAACCCATGTAAAGAGGGGCGAAGGGCAGGCATGGACACACAGGCTAGGAACCCCAACGCTGTGGGAGTGCCGACAGGAAGGGTCTGGCACTTGCTGGCTGCCTATAGTCCCAACACTCtaaagtggaagcaggagaaccCCCCCAAGCTCCAGACAGCCCTGGGCCACACAGCGCGTTCCACTTGGACCATGggatgaaaccctgtctcaaaaaagtagtGGGACAGTAAAGTAACTCAAATCCTAGTCAGAGAAGACAGCACGGTTTCCCGTTCTGCTGCGCTGACGGCACTGAGGAACACACGTACAAACTGTTTCTTCTTGTCCGTGGACAGCCGGTTCATCTCCTCTTTGTCGGCTCTCATCTCCTCCTCGTTATACTGGAAGTCACGGACGATGAACCTACACGCAGGGGAAAGACAAGTCTGTCTACACCACGTACAGCCAAGTCAACACacttaaattacacacacacacacacacacacacatgcacgcacacacacacacacacgagacagacagacagacagacagtctgaCTTACTTGTTTTCTCTGGCCTTGTGTCTGAAATCATCAACTGCTTTTTTAAACAAGGTGACGTTACAAAGATAACTGtcttggtcctctgaaagaacactAAAGGGGAAAAGGCATTTTTAGCTCTATACTTACTGTGGAATTCAGAAACAGGAGGCTGGGAAGGCACGCTCACTTCATCTGCAGCACCTCCAACAATAAGACACTGGGTATTCCTGGCGGTCTCAGGTTCAGATGCCTTCACACGCTCTACTACACTTACTAGCTGACAAGATGATCTGCTCACTACGGGAAGCCACACTCTGGAGCATGCTGTTCAATTTCTAGCATCAGTCTGGTTGGTCAAACTGTCTCTTCTCGTCTCACGgactattctttctctttccactccAATCCAGTCAGCCCACAGGGTCTGGCTCAACTGCTCTAGACTGCTACCAACTCGAGCTCCAGGTACTTATTCCTGTTTTCCCATCCCCCGCAGCCCAATCGGAACTCCCCAGCTCTGAGTGAACATACTTCTTCTGTGGGTCATGGGGTCCTTTTAGGGTCTATGGTGCCTGTGAGTACACAACTTCTGGCTGCAGCTCCATGGACACTGTAAAGACCTTCCCAGACACAACTGCCAGGAAACTCTGTCACAGAAGGCCGCTATTGGCTCAGACAGGAGAATCTAGACTCTTTATGCAGAGGCGAGGTCTGTGAAGCTGAATACAATGCTTTCAACAGCCATACCCTGGGTAGGCACAGACTCGGGAGGGGACTCTTCTACTGCTCATACGCTGGACATGTTCTCATGGTTAATTTGTGGTTTTGTAAGAGAAAAACACACTCTGAAGCATGAGTGATACACACACAACCCTCTGACAGAACTCTAGTGACTCCCAAAAGAAAGGTAAAGGCTACCCAGTGAGCTGGCCCAATTGGACTTTTTTAAGTTTCTGGTGCAGGTAACTGAACCCAAGACCTCCCACAAGCCAGGCAAGAGCTCTACGTTCTAGATACACCCCTAGACTCCAATCAGACACTTtaagaagcaagaggaggagggcacggtggcacacacctttaagccagcactcaagaagcagaggtacCCCAagtctttgagtttgaggctagcctagtcttcACAGAGTTTCTGACGAGCCAGGGTGACATAGTGAgacatttctcaaagaaaatcccaaacaaaaacatacaccaggagacagaaaagggaagtGAGAACGCGAGGGGAGAGCCAAGTCTCCTGAGTCAATAAAGAGCAACCAGCACAAACCTCCTCCCGGCCAcagtaatacatacatacagacaccctAGTATTCAGCTGGGTTCCAAATTATCTCatgttttaaaacagaatatCTTGCAAACTGCTAGGCTCTGTGTACTGAACAATGGAGTTGAGAAGATCAGTAAGGTACCACAGGTCAAAGCGCTTCCTGTCAATCCTGACAGCCTGGAACAGACATGGAAGGAAAGGCAGACTAACCTCCCACCACCgagctgccctctggcctccagacaTGAACcatgtcatgtgtgtgcctgcacacacactaaaaataaaaaccctgttGTCCTGCTGTGTAGAATGAAGGGCGGAGTGGTGGTACACCTATAACCCGGCACTCAGAGGGCAAGGCCATCCCAAACTGTACAGcacaaccctgtctcaagaaaaaaaaaaaaagcccacatccAGGTTTGAGGGTGgcaatcttattttaaaaattactatacaCAGTACTGTTTCATTATGGCACTTTCTAAGAATGGtattttcaagttttttcttttatttcaaaattcttaGTGTGTCAGAGGCTCAACAGTAAGTAGTGAGCAGCACTGCccacaggaggaaaaggagcagagatcctccagcctctgcttaaGTACATGGGTCCCCAATGATCCTCTGACAGAACTGCCGGAATTGCCACAGTTGCTGTGGATGAGACTCTGAGTTATTTCCTATTAAtctctatgttttaaaaattaaaaacaacaaagaaatttaGTAAAACCTTTCTAGGCCTTCGGGACATTGCTCTGAAGGGGCAAAGGCCATTCAATAAAATCTTgcacaaaggcaaaacaaaagatatttaaaacatcAACCAAATATGTCAAgcttagcctgggctacatgagatcctatctcaataaatataaaaagggaGGGGGCATGGAGGGGGAGacggaaggagaaagggagggtgggagggcagGCAGATGATCAAGTGATAccatctatttttttaatatttatttttgaatactGGTCTTTACCTGaatatatgtctatgcaccacatgtgagTCTGGTGCcattggaggtcagaagacagacagattccCAGTAACTtaagttacaggtgattgtgaggtacaatgtggatgctggaaccaaacctggatccccGCAAAAATagctaatgctcttaactgctaagctatctctaaCCCCATTACTATCCagattgtttgtatgtatgtatgtatgtatgtatgtatgtatgtatgtatgtatgtatgcttcatgtgcattggtgttttgcttggaTGAATGTTTGTGAGACAGAGTCAGAGCCTCTacaactggaattacaggcgtaatgggctgccatgtgggcactgggaattgaacacaggaccaagggcagccaatgttcttgaccactgagccagttCTCTAGCCCTACTATCTAACTGACTTAATTTGAGTAAAGGCTTGAAACAGTGACTACCTCGAGGTAATTAAGATGTTAGTTAACTGAGATGAGGCTCGAAGTAGGCTACTTACCTAGCATGTGCCAAGTTCTGCATTTGACCCCCAACACCACACACTAAGGAAAATGTTAGCTACAAGCCACAGATCTTCATCGAGCCACAGAGCTCTTTCCTGAACAAAGGTGTCAGAGCAGTGCCCTGAAGGTCTAGCTGGCTTGCACGGATTATATGCTCTTCCCAATGCAGTCTGCCTCACTCTATGTTCTCCACGGACACTTTGTCAAATGTACTTTACACtgtgaggtggggttgggggtccTAAAGGCCATTAGGACAAGTATTGCCTGGATTTTACTATCCTTCCTTTAAATTATGAAAGTGATTAGCAAATGACCTAATCTCTGAAACAGTGTAAAGCCCTTTCGAAATCAGAGCTTACTACCTATCTATACAGTACCCCACCCAACACGGAAGCCTGCCTTCTGCATTCTACCACTAGAGGACACAGGGGCTTCACCTTCCTCCTGAGTACCTGCTTCTGCAATACTGTGTCAGTCTCTGAGCTCAAACGCTGTAGAGAAGTTACTACTGGTCAGGATCAACAGCCCGGATGAGACTGGATGTCAAGATACAACCACTGTCTTCAGTTTGCCATGTGAAGAGTTGGCTTTAATAAAGGGCATTATTTCAAATACAGGGGAAAATCACGAGCTCAGGTTTATAGCTTATTTCTCAAAAGACCGATACTTGTCAAATGTCAATGGTATTATCTTGTGTTTTATATAATCTATCAAATCTTAAACTAACTTTGTAATTTCTTTGACATTTGAGATAGAACAACGGGACCGAGAAGTTCAAAGACATGCCCAGGTCACACAGAAGAACCATCAATAGAGTCCATGACTTTCCATTATACTAAACTAACTCCTGCATGACACAATGAACTGGAAAAGGAAGTACTTCTGGACTGATCTTACCAAGTTCACTTCCTCACTGTCTTTGACACCTTCTTTAACAAGTACATTTCATGCAGAAATAACAGACCATAGACTGATGATATAGGTCACAAGCTACAAGACCATTGTCAGCCCTGCCTTGCCAATAGGCACTGAAAACCATGTGCTATATAGGCCATTTAAACATGGCCTCCTAGCCTATGAAGAAACTGGCTAAACTGCCTCACAGCACTGCAGCCACTAACAGACAATGACATTAAACTCATAACTCAGAAATGCTTACTAAAAAGGCAAGCATtctgttgctttttaaatatacagaTCTCGCCTCATCATCTACTCAAATAAAACCTGAAGGCTCACACAACGTTCCAGAGCTGCCTGATGTGACTCCTTTGCTACATAAACGAAGACTTAGTTCCTAGAGGAAGCTAGTTCCGATGGAAGCTTCAAGGAGGCAGCAAGACCTAGCAGAAGCCCCATGGCTAGGTCTGGTCCTGGTCCCAAGCCCCATGGCTGgctctggccctggccctggccctggccctggccctgccaTCATCTTCCTGGTAAGTGTGGCTCTGGGCAAACGACCTCATCTCACTGTCCTCATATTTCTCCAACTATGAAAATGAGGGGTCAAAACAGCTATGCCAAGTCCTTCTAGATCTGAAATGATAATAACTAAAGTTGACAACTTATGAAGTAAAAACGATGGCTATAAATGACAGATTTactgcaaagaaaacacagaccATGAAGAGATTTCCTAACCCCATAAGCTGTTGGAAGACATCTGGGAAACAAAGCACTGTTGCAAGATGGCTACTTACTTGCTCGACCTTGGTACTACCATTTCTGCAAGTGTTTCATACTGCTTAATCCAGTCATTGTGGTTCAACCTGCAGAAAAGGCACAATAAACATTAGGAAAAGAAGACAGGACCCCCTTCTGCCGTGTCCAGGAAAAGAACATGTGGGACAAATGGGAAATGTGGCTCCAATAAAGTACACCATGTGTGTAGCAAAACATCCACTCCCCTACTGAGAGCATGCctcacaaacacagaaaacagaaggaagcaggaagtctGGACTGCTTCCCTCACAGCCAGTGACTCTTGCAACAGAGGCACAGCCTGGTTTGTGATGGCACAGTACAGATTCTACTATTTTTAAACTGCATGGCTGGAAAACATAATTTAtacctcatttaaaaaatagaagaggCCATGGGAAATTACTACCATTTAGTGGCCATTACCAAAAGCTGATTAAACCCTATTTACAGAAAACTAGGTGTCCCCAGGAAGCGGCTAGGACACAGTAACAATAAAGGATGCTGCCTCAGAACATTGTGCAACAGCTTTCTGGGAAGGTCACTGGCTTGGGGGGTGTGGAGACAACTTATGCGTGACTTACAGTAAAGGCTGGTAGACACAGGTAATTCATTATGTAAAGTGATCCACGGGGGGGTCTTGTTTAATTTTCAGATACAAAAAGctgaaaatttcaacacaatttttaaataaagcataGTAAGAAAAATATGGGCAAAGGTTATTTTcctgtaaaatataaaagcaaagatACACAGGATTTTTAAGTAAATATCATGTTCTAATGTTCCAGGGGACAACTGTGTAAGGAAAGCGTGAAGCAAAGATTCTCACTCCGGGCACAGTGACGTATGCACTTGTGCCTGTGGCCTTAGTGCCTGGGAGTAAAGGCAGGAGCAGGACAAGTCCCAAGCCAGCCGGACCACAGGGCGACTTCAAGGACAGCcctaaaaaaacagaaaaatccaaaAGCCTACATTCTCCAGAAGGAGAAATGCTCCAGTCAGGTAACGTTAGGGAAACTGAGTCCCCTAACATTCCTCTCCGCCCTCCTCCAGGAGCCAGTGTTTTCCTTTTACTCCCAATTCCCTAACCagataaaatacagaacaaagaagacaGGCTTTATGCAGTGATACTTTGAAAAAGCAATATAGTCTGTTTCAGATTAGATCCTCAGAGATAGCAGCATAGGACCTGAGGCTACTAAAAGTGTCTCTTACACACAGGCTTTTTTgcccttgttttgagacagggttttactatgtatgTGGCTGGCCTAGGATCTCTTGTGCAGCCTCTGCTGGCCTCAGCTCACAgaggcctgtctgcctctgcctgcccagtgctgggattaaagccgtgtGCCACTACTGTGCAAGTCACTCACTCAGTTCTactcctcccagactctccaaAACTACCTATGAGCAAATATTCATACAGCAGGCCTAAGTAAAAAGGAGATTTCAAAGGGTTATTAAATCCAAAGGTAAGCAAACTATGTGCATTTGAGTTAGTaagcaaaattttattttcattttattttatttaatctgtttaCAGATTCTGTGGCTGCTGCAGCTCTAACAGCCAAGTAGCACGGCAGAGCAGAGCAATTTTGAGAGCAGCAAAGCCAGAAGGACTGTCCAACCCTGTGTGAAGAGCAGCAGAGGCTGCCCCAGCCCTTTACAGTGGAAAAAACATTCTTCTTCACTTTAtgggggtttttgttattgttctttttgagatagggtttttctgtgtagccctgactgtcctggcactcactctgtaaatcaggctggccttgaactcacagacatccacctgtctctgcctccccagtgctggcattaaaggtgagTGTCACTATGGACTCTTGTAACAGACATACTTGGGAACTACCACCAATAATGTGACAAGATACTCCGAATCAAGAACAAAGTCATCTTTCTTCACAATTTCCGCCAGGCTTCGAGTTAGCAAACTTCCcctgaagaaggagaaaaagaaaatcactggtgggtacatgtgcatgtgtttctgtgccaCAAGGAAAGAAGGGCAGGCTGATCTCGTTATAAACCCACCTCAGAGGGTGCAGCTCttaggggctagagagctggctcagtgtaAAAGCCTAGCAAATGACCCTGACTCAATTCCCAGtagccacatggtagctcagacacaagggatctgacaccttcttctgaccgcCAAGGGCCCTAGGCATGCACTTggtccacatacatacaccaatacacagaaaataaaagcttttaatttattttaaaaaaaaatgtacttaagAAGTCAATACTTAGCCAGATGTATCCTACCCACTGCAACCCAAGAGGTGTCAATACCTGTCAAAATTTGCCGCTAATGTCCAACTCTATGCTTATTTTAATTACTGTAACTCAGTTTTTCTCTTAATTACATATCCTGGCTGACAAAGTATGAGTCATCAAGATACCAGAGTCTATTTCATTGTAATTATGAAATTATGTCATCTAAGCACaacctctgctttttttttctctttccctggatAACATGTGATGCCAGACAATTTTGGTTAATTTACTCAATAATCAACTTTCCAATCCGTCTTCGTTGGTCTTCTGATAGCGAAACGCCTTGTCTTGTGTGTACCACAGACCATCTCCACCCAGCTTTTTCCTTGGATGGTGATACAACTTGGAATAGCTGTGTGCTTAAACTATACTTGGTGGCTAGAAAGGCGCTCAGTGCTGAAGAGCTGAGCTCAGAGACCAGCATCCATGTAACAAGCTGTGCACACCTATATCCCAAGAGCTGTGAGAAGTGGGCACAGGACGGCACCAGGAAGGAATCGGAAGActcctctgttctccacatgtacacacagactcaTGTGCTATTCTCTCAAATAcaccacaggcatgcatgcacacacaaagaaactaccaacaacaaaacagcccAAATTACAGTTGCAGTTACACTAAAAGACCAACCAAATAAGATTCCAAGTCAATGCTGTAAAAAATCTAAACCTAGGAacagagaaagtagaaaataatcaCTATAGCACAGATTATTACATAAAAATTCTTTTCAGCAGCAGGTGATtgctatttaataaataaatagataaaataattaattttacacaAATTCAGTAAAATTCCAAATGCATTAAGGGACTAAACCAGAGTTCAGGTGAATCAGTCACACTGATCGATTTTGATTGCTCAAATTCTGTAAAATTAATGAACTTTCTCcatgaaatgctttaaaaataaaaaaaattattttccatgtgTGTACACTTAAGTAAGTTGACGTATGGCATATATACAGGAGCCTGCAAAGGTTAGAAGAAGAAATCAGGTCCCTAGAAATGAAGTTACAGACATGTGTTggctaccatgtgagtgctggaaacagaCTCAGGTCCCCCCAAGAGCAGccaacactcttaactgctgcgccatctctccagcaccccacaAATCGTCCTGATTTGTGCACAAACTACAACTTTCTAAACCTTAATAGTGTCCCACACAACATGTGCTAGatgcacacgcgcatgcacacacccccacacacacatttagcaTCCACAGAGACTCGAGAGCTTACGCATTCTTTCGCTCCAAATTCTGAAGATTCCCTTTCAGGTTATTGTATGCAGACGCCCGAGACTTTAGGTCATTATCAATCTGAGTCACTCccttcaaaagagaagaaagatggcaAGTCATTCCTAAGTTTGCCTCTACTAATACACTTTAGATATTTTCTGGCATAAAAATATGTGATTTCATTGAAAGTACAACtttaaaaggacatttaaaaaataaccaacttcactgcctttaattccactcgggaggcagaggcaggtggatctctacaagttcaaggccagcctggtcagcagagtgagctctaggtcagcgaaagctacacagagaaacaccacctcaaaaaataaacaaaacaagacaaaacaaaagccaaacttAATTATTAACAAATTTCCTTATGAATCTTTTATACTCTATTACTCCATGTAGTTAATTTACTTGCTATTGCCACATTACTTTGTAAATCAGGTAAACAGCCCAGTAGGTTGAAGACTACTAATCAAAAGGTTTcaaggccagacatggtggcacacatctttatcCCAGCAGTCAGGTGACAGAggtaggagaatctctgagttcaaggataacCAAGACTActa
This window harbors:
- the Atp6v1c1 gene encoding V-type proton ATPase subunit C 1 isoform X1 codes for the protein MADVLEDSKDKVQENLLASGVDLVTYITRFQWDMAKYPIKQSLKNISEIIAKGVTQIDNDLKSRASAYNNLKGNLQNLERKNAGSLLTRSLAEIVKKDDFVLDSEYLVTLLVVVPKLNHNDWIKQYETLAEMVVPRSSNVLSEDQDSYLCNVTLFKKAVDDFRHKARENKFIVRDFQYNEEEMRADKEEMNRLSTDKKKQFGPLVRWLKVNFSEAFIAWIHIKALRVFVESVLRYGLPVNFQAMLLQPNKKSVKKLREVLHELYKHLDSSAAAIIDAPMDIPGLNLSQQEYYPYVYYKIDCNLLEFK
- the Atp6v1c1 gene encoding V-type proton ATPase subunit C 1 isoform X2, producing the protein MTEFWLISAPGEKTCQQTWEKLHAATTKNNNLAVSSKFNIPDLKVSWHVDVLVGLSDELAKLDAFVEGVVKKVAQYMADVLEDSKDKVQENLLASGVDLVTYITRFQWDMAKYPIKQSLKNISEIIAKGVTQIDNDLKSRASAYNNLKGNLQNLERKNAGSLLTRSLAEIVKKDDFVLDSEYLVTLLVVVPKLNHNDWIKQYETLAEMVVPRSSNVLSEDQDSYLCNVTLFKKAVDDFRHKARENKFIVRDFQYNEEEMRADKEEMNRLSTDKKKQFGPLVRWLKVNFSEAFIAWIHIKALRVFVESVLRYGLPVNFQAMLLQPNKKSVKKLREVLHELYKHLDSSAAAIIDAPMDIPGLNLSQQEYYPYVYYKIDCNLLEFK